One Triticum dicoccoides isolate Atlit2015 ecotype Zavitan chromosome 4B, WEW_v2.0, whole genome shotgun sequence genomic window carries:
- the LOC119290976 gene encoding receptor-like serine/threonine-protein kinase At2g45590 has protein sequence MAKSPIAFRLITPPPAALLVFSPPLLMPSRQPPPPDASPPPAAAAAAVVGGLGPPARHQLPASAVASAAASAAAAALLLAAFALFVWLRRGRKNRAAAAAATAGGARMQPAPDLRRLSYQQLRRATGSFAAGSKLGQGGFGPVFRGALPRSGQPVAVKVMNAAGSLQGEREFHNELSLASHLVGSGHGSTPSILLPFAYSLSAHPCRRRMMLVYELMPNGSLQDALLGKRCPELVSEWPRRLAVARDVAAALHYLHFVVHPPVIHGDVKPSNVLLDSDLRARLSDFGLARIKSEEEDELDSGVLGDNAVGNGNPGGGCHDDVSVVAGESMTAIVVNGEDGAPKSPEDDEGFTTASHAEAASTSGCDKTSVGSGFNGRTCNGGGAVASGARSDWWWRQDNAAGSGGGGVKDYVMEWIRSEIKKERPKSDWIAGASTTTPTTSAEKKKPKRRAREWWREEYAEELTKKQKRRALAKSKSDAGVMTGLQWWEKDCDLEEKGRSRWRMMKSWSRRSSNGNGNGNSTIDWWADGVRSSKDWASTEFVPKSGGAVSSTPSMRGTVCYVAPEYGGGGPLSEKCDMYSFGVLLLVLISGRRPLQVTASPMSEFEKASLISWARHLAHVGRLLDLVDSALLDVNRDQALLCITVALLCIQRSPTRRPSSEEVLEMLSGEGEPPHLPVEFSPSPPGGFPLRSRRKGR, from the coding sequence ATGGCGAAAAGCCCAATCGCTTTTCGGCTCATCACTCCCCCCCCTGCCGCTCTGCTTGTCTTTTCCCCTCCGTTGCTGATGCCCtcgcgccagcccccgccgcccgatgCCTCCCcgcccccggccgccgccgccgcggccgtcgTCGGGGGCCTCGGACCTCCCGCCCGCCACCAGCTCCCGGCCTCCGCGGTGGCCTCCGCCGCGGCCTCGGCCGCCGCGGCGGCGCTTCTCCTGGCGGCCTTCGCCCTGTTCGTTTGGCTGCGGCGAGGGAGGAAaaaccgggccgcggcggcggcagcgaccgCGGGCGGCGCGAGGATGCAGCCCGCGCCCGACCTGCGGAGGTTGTCGTACCAGCAGCTGCGGCGCGCCACGGGCAGCTTCGCGGCCGGGAGCAAGCTCGGGCAGGGCGGATTCGGCCCCGTCTTCCGCGGCGCGTTGCCCAGGTCGGGCCAGCCCGTGGCCGTCAAGGTCATGAACGCCGCGGGGTCCCTCCAGGGCGAGCGCGAGTTCCACAACGAGCTCTCCCTCGCCTCCCACCTCGTCGGCTCCGGCCACGGCTCCACgccctccatcctcctgcccttcgcctactcgctctccgcgcacccctgCCGCCGCCGGATGATGCTCGTGTACGAGCTCATGCCCAACGGGTCGCTGCAGGACGCGCTGCTGGGGAAGAGGTGCCCCGAGCTGGTGTCCGAGTGGCCGCGCCGGCTCGCCGTCGCCCGTGACGTGGCCGCCGCGCTCCATTACCTCCATTTCGTTGTGCATCCGCCGGTGATCCATGGGGATGTCAAGCCTAGCAATGTGTTGCTGGATAGTGACCTCCGTGCTCGCCTCTCAGATTTCGGGCTAGCACGGATCAagtctgaagaagaagatgagttagATAGTGGTGTACTTGGGGACAATGCGGTCGGAAATGGTAATCCAGGTGGTGGATGCCATGATGATGTATCAGTAGTGGCCGGCGAGAGCATGACTGCTATTGTAGTGAATGGGGAAGACGGTGCCCCCAAGTCTCCAGAGGATGATGAGGGGTTCACCACTGCCTCACATGCAGAGGCGGCATCAACTTCCGGATGTGATAAAACTAGTGTTGGTAGTGGATTCAATGGTCGAACCTGCAATGGTGGGGGTGCTGTAGCATCAGGAGCTAGGAGTGACTGGTGGTGGCGTCAAGATAATGCTGCcggcagtggtggtggtggtgtcaagGATTATGTGATGGAATGGATTAGGTCGGAGATCAAGAAGGAGAGACCAAAGAGCGATTGGATTGCCGGAGCATCTACAACCACCCCTACCACCTCAGCAGAAAAGAAGAAACCAAAGCGGAGGGCACGGGAGTGGTGGCGCGAGGAGTATGCTGAGGAACTCACCAAGAAGCAAAAACGGCGGGCACTTGCTAAGTCAAAGAGTGATGCTGGCGTGATGACTGGCTTGCAGTGGTGGGAGAAGGATTGTGATTTAGAGGAGAAGGGACGATCAAGGTGGAGGATGATGAAAAGCTGGAGTCGGAGGAGCAGcaatggcaatggcaatggcaATAGCACCATTGATTGGTGGGCTGACGGTGTAAGGAGTAGCAAGGATTGGGCTAGTACAGAATTTGTGCCTAAGAGTGGTGGAGCAGTGAGCAGCACACCAAGCATGCGTGGCACAGTCTGTTATGTGGCTCCTGAGTATGGTGGCGGTGGGCCTCTATCGGAGAAATGCGATATGTACAGCTTCGGTGTCTTGTTGTTAGTTCTTATTTCTGGACGCCGCCCACTCCAAGTGACGGCCTCACCCATGTCTGAATTTGAGAAGGCGAGTCTGATTTCGTGGGCGAGGCATCTCGCCCATGTTGGCCGCTTGCTTGATCTTGTGGACTCTGCACTCCTGGATGTTAATCGTGACCAGGCGCTGCTATGCATCACTGTCGCACTCCTGTGTATCCAGAGGTCGCCAACCCGTCGCCCATCAAGCGAGGAGGTGCTTGAAATGCTCTCTGGTGAGGGTGAACCACCACATCTCCCAGTAGAATTCTCACCGTCGCCTCCTGGTGGGTTCCCTTTGAGATCCCGCAGGAAAGGCCGGTGA
- the LOC119290975 gene encoding transcription initiation factor IIF subunit alpha-like isoform X2: MGGAADLVLKAACDACGKASELYSTACRHATLCNSCAATMARSRARCNVCAAPITNVIREYNVRVDTTAGKALSIAKFNTGVPPFSKMKGAGNKWFLRKDGLTQGRQLTADMREKYYNRKPWILEDDTGEHQYQSQLEASQSATATYYLLIRRGKEFDAVPVGSWYNFSKIAQYKQLTLEEAEEKMNKRRSSATGYERWMMKTATHGAAAFGSDLKDLGDAKGKAADGVQSKKESSNEDGNHSDKGEEDEEEGIAKKAVRGLSTRGVDDEEDGGKEDFDLEDEIEIGDDWEHEETFTDDDEALDIDPEERPDVADTENPTGPDIKQDDDENEQGAGGNLSKSGKELKKLLRRADGQNESDDEDDGDTDEDESPLSVLAPKLEHQFGSEQQENNTAKLTATELAVSTPPAPRSNQKRKSGGDGAKTSNRAAVKKPKAEPEAKTLGVKKEPPSSVEPISKASASAGSDTDTSAITEEEIIRVLRAIAPVRSQDFVPRFKARIRTPEDKKHFHDIVMKYAYSHKTNGVSYLHLRKETTSAITEEEIVRVLGATAPVRSHDFVLRFKDRIRTQEDKKHFHDIVMKFAYSHKTNGVSYLHLRKEYE, from the exons ATGGGGGGCGCCGCCGACCTGGTGCTGAAGGCGGCGTGCGACGCCTGCGGCAAGGCGTCCGAGCTCTACAGCACCGCCTGCCGCCACGCCACCCTCTGCAACTCCTGCGCCGCCACCATGGCGCGCTCGCGCGCGCGCTGCAACGTCTGCGCCGCCCCCATCACCAACGTCATCCGG GAGTACAATGTTCGGGTGGATACCACCGCGGGGAAGGCCCTTTCCATAGCCAAATTCAACACCGGCGTGCCGCCCTTCTCCAAGATGAAGGGTGCGGGGAACAAGTGGTTTCTTCGTAAGGATGGCCTGACGCAAGGCCGGCAGCTTACTGCCGATATGCGG GAGAAGTactacaacagaaagccatggatatTGGAAGATGATACAGGTGAACATCAGTACCAAAGTCAACTTGAGGCATCACAATCTGCAACTGCTACATACTATCTGCTGATTAGGCGTGGCAAGGAGTTCGATGCTGTTCCTGTTGGTTCATG GTATAACTTCAGTAAAATTGCACAGTACAAACAACTGACTTTGGAAGAAGCTGAAGAGAAGATGAATaaaaggagaagcagtgcaactgGGTATGAACGATGGATGATGAAGACAGCTACACATGGAGCCGCCGCCTTTGGTTCGGATCTGAAGGATCTTGGTGATGCAAAGGGCAAGGCGGCAGATGGGGTCCAATCCAAGAAAGAAAGCAGCAATGAGGATGGGAATCACTCTGATAAAGgcgaggaggacgaagaagagggaaTTGCAAAGAAAGCTGTGCGTGGGCTTTCTACGAGGGGTGTGGATGATGAAGAGGATGGCGGAAAAGAAGACTTTGATTTGGAGGATGAGATTGAGATAG GTGATGATTGGGAGCATGAAGAGACCTtcactgatgatgatgaggctctgGATATTGACCCAGAGGAAAGACCTGATGTAGCTGATACTGAAAACCCTACTGGACCAGATATTAAGCAG GATGATGATGAGAATGAGCAAGGAGCTGGTGGTAACCTGAGCAAGTCCGGTAAGGAACTAAAAAAGCTGCTCCGCCGTGCTGATGGACAAAATGAGTCCGATGACGAAGACGATGGAGACACTGAT GAAGACGAGTCACCATTGTCAGTACTTGCTCCAAAACTGGAACATCAATTCGGAAGTGAGCAACAGGAAAATAACACTGCTAAACTAACAGCAACAGAACTTGCTGTTAGCACTCCACCTGCACCCAGGTCCAATCAAAAAAGGAAATCCGGAGGTGATGGTGCAAAAACTTCGAATCGTGCAGCGGTAAAAAAGCCGAAGGCAGAACCT GAGGCAAAAACATTAGGTGTCAAGAAGGAGCCACCCTCTTCCGTGGAACCTATTTCAAAAGCATCTGCTTCAGCAGGGAGTGACACAGATACATCTGCAATTACAGAGGAGGAAATCATAAGAGTACTTCGTGCAATTGCTCCTGTCAGATCACAAGATTTTGTACCCAGGTTTAAGGCCAGAATAAGAACTCCAGAG GACAAGAAACATTTTCATGACATTGTGATGAAATATGCGTACTCGCACAAGACCAACGGCGTCAGCTATCTTCACCTTCGAAAGGA GACTACATCTGCAATTACAGAGGAGGAAATCGTAAGAGTACTTGGTGCAACTGCCCCTGTCAGATCACACGATTTTGTACTCAGGTTTAAGGATAGAATAAGAACTCAAGAG GACAAGAAACATTTTCATGACATTGTGATGAAATTTGCGTACTCGCACAAGACCAACGGCGTCAGCTATCTTCACCTTCGAAAGGAGTACGAATGA
- the LOC119290975 gene encoding transcription initiation factor IIF subunit alpha-like isoform X1, with the protein MGGAADLVLKAACDACGKASELYSTACRHATLCNSCAATMARSRARCNVCAAPITNVIRVPATALGFRFRDQCHYRCRRRRRRRRAWQFSALLSLTVLFVPTATQEYNVRVDTTAGKALSIAKFNTGVPPFSKMKGAGNKWFLRKDGLTQGRQLTADMREKYYNRKPWILEDDTGEHQYQSQLEASQSATATYYLLIRRGKEFDAVPVGSWYNFSKIAQYKQLTLEEAEEKMNKRRSSATGYERWMMKTATHGAAAFGSDLKDLGDAKGKAADGVQSKKESSNEDGNHSDKGEEDEEEGIAKKAVRGLSTRGVDDEEDGGKEDFDLEDEIEIGDDWEHEETFTDDDEALDIDPEERPDVADTENPTGPDIKQDDDENEQGAGGNLSKSGKELKKLLRRADGQNESDDEDDGDTDEDESPLSVLAPKLEHQFGSEQQENNTAKLTATELAVSTPPAPRSNQKRKSGGDGAKTSNRAAVKKPKAEPEAKTLGVKKEPPSSVEPISKASASAGSDTDTSAITEEEIIRVLRAIAPVRSQDFVPRFKARIRTPEDKKHFHDIVMKYAYSHKTNGVSYLHLRKETTSAITEEEIVRVLGATAPVRSHDFVLRFKDRIRTQEDKKHFHDIVMKFAYSHKTNGVSYLHLRKEYE; encoded by the exons ATGGGGGGCGCCGCCGACCTGGTGCTGAAGGCGGCGTGCGACGCCTGCGGCAAGGCGTCCGAGCTCTACAGCACCGCCTGCCGCCACGCCACCCTCTGCAACTCCTGCGCCGCCACCATGGCGCGCTCGCGCGCGCGCTGCAACGTCTGCGCCGCCCCCATCACCAACGTCATCCGGGTACCCGCGACGGCCCTAGGTTTTCGATTCCGCGATCAATGCCAttaccgctgccgccgccgccgccgccgccgccgcgcttggCAGTTTTCGGCTCTGTTGTCCCTGACCGTTTTGTTTGTTCCAACGGCCACGCAGGAGTACAATGTTCGGGTGGATACCACCGCGGGGAAGGCCCTTTCCATAGCCAAATTCAACACCGGCGTGCCGCCCTTCTCCAAGATGAAGGGTGCGGGGAACAAGTGGTTTCTTCGTAAGGATGGCCTGACGCAAGGCCGGCAGCTTACTGCCGATATGCGG GAGAAGTactacaacagaaagccatggatatTGGAAGATGATACAGGTGAACATCAGTACCAAAGTCAACTTGAGGCATCACAATCTGCAACTGCTACATACTATCTGCTGATTAGGCGTGGCAAGGAGTTCGATGCTGTTCCTGTTGGTTCATG GTATAACTTCAGTAAAATTGCACAGTACAAACAACTGACTTTGGAAGAAGCTGAAGAGAAGATGAATaaaaggagaagcagtgcaactgGGTATGAACGATGGATGATGAAGACAGCTACACATGGAGCCGCCGCCTTTGGTTCGGATCTGAAGGATCTTGGTGATGCAAAGGGCAAGGCGGCAGATGGGGTCCAATCCAAGAAAGAAAGCAGCAATGAGGATGGGAATCACTCTGATAAAGgcgaggaggacgaagaagagggaaTTGCAAAGAAAGCTGTGCGTGGGCTTTCTACGAGGGGTGTGGATGATGAAGAGGATGGCGGAAAAGAAGACTTTGATTTGGAGGATGAGATTGAGATAG GTGATGATTGGGAGCATGAAGAGACCTtcactgatgatgatgaggctctgGATATTGACCCAGAGGAAAGACCTGATGTAGCTGATACTGAAAACCCTACTGGACCAGATATTAAGCAG GATGATGATGAGAATGAGCAAGGAGCTGGTGGTAACCTGAGCAAGTCCGGTAAGGAACTAAAAAAGCTGCTCCGCCGTGCTGATGGACAAAATGAGTCCGATGACGAAGACGATGGAGACACTGAT GAAGACGAGTCACCATTGTCAGTACTTGCTCCAAAACTGGAACATCAATTCGGAAGTGAGCAACAGGAAAATAACACTGCTAAACTAACAGCAACAGAACTTGCTGTTAGCACTCCACCTGCACCCAGGTCCAATCAAAAAAGGAAATCCGGAGGTGATGGTGCAAAAACTTCGAATCGTGCAGCGGTAAAAAAGCCGAAGGCAGAACCT GAGGCAAAAACATTAGGTGTCAAGAAGGAGCCACCCTCTTCCGTGGAACCTATTTCAAAAGCATCTGCTTCAGCAGGGAGTGACACAGATACATCTGCAATTACAGAGGAGGAAATCATAAGAGTACTTCGTGCAATTGCTCCTGTCAGATCACAAGATTTTGTACCCAGGTTTAAGGCCAGAATAAGAACTCCAGAG GACAAGAAACATTTTCATGACATTGTGATGAAATATGCGTACTCGCACAAGACCAACGGCGTCAGCTATCTTCACCTTCGAAAGGA GACTACATCTGCAATTACAGAGGAGGAAATCGTAAGAGTACTTGGTGCAACTGCCCCTGTCAGATCACACGATTTTGTACTCAGGTTTAAGGATAGAATAAGAACTCAAGAG GACAAGAAACATTTTCATGACATTGTGATGAAATTTGCGTACTCGCACAAGACCAACGGCGTCAGCTATCTTCACCTTCGAAAGGAGTACGAATGA